From Riemerella anatipestifer ATCC 11845 = DSM 15868, a single genomic window includes:
- the fsa gene encoding fructose-6-phosphate aldolase, producing MKFFIDTANLEQIKEAKNLGILDGVTTNPSLMAKEGIQGKEAIINHYKTICELVDGDISAEVLSTTYEEMIKEGEELVAIHPNIVVKIPMIKDGIKAIKYFSDKGIKTNCTLIFSAGQALLAAKAGATYVSPFLGRLDDISTDGLNLIEEIRTIYDNYMFETEILAASIRHSMHIIDCAKIGADVITSPLAPILSLLKHPLTDNGLAQFVADAQKLG from the coding sequence ATGAAATTTTTTATTGACACCGCTAATCTTGAACAAATTAAAGAAGCTAAAAATCTAGGTATTTTAGATGGCGTAACTACCAATCCTTCCCTAATGGCTAAAGAAGGTATACAAGGGAAAGAAGCTATAATTAACCACTACAAAACTATTTGCGAACTGGTAGACGGAGATATTTCGGCAGAGGTACTTTCTACAACTTATGAAGAAATGATAAAAGAAGGCGAAGAACTAGTAGCCATCCACCCTAATATCGTGGTAAAAATACCAATGATAAAAGACGGGATAAAAGCTATAAAGTATTTTTCTGATAAAGGTATTAAGACTAACTGCACTTTAATATTTTCGGCAGGACAAGCTCTTTTAGCAGCTAAGGCGGGAGCGACTTATGTATCGCCTTTCTTGGGAAGACTGGACGACATCTCTACTGACGGACTTAATTTAATAGAAGAAATCAGAACTATATATGATAACTATATGTTTGAAACTGAAATTCTAGCCGCTTCTATAAGACACTCTATGCACATTATAGATTGTGCTAAGATAGGTGCTGATGTTATCACTTCTCCTTTAGCTCCTATATTGAGTTTACTTAAACACCCTTTAACGGATAATGGTCTAGCACAGTTTGTAGCTGATGCACAGAAATTAGGCTAG
- a CDS encoding M64 family metallopeptidase, which produces MKIKYHLLIITMLILSQMSMAQALNFDDYFTSGSLRIDLLLAGNHTYKTATIHQLKKEPHYGGGTSAQLIFPDLGNYRIVIKDELSKKMIFSKGFSPIFSEWQATEEAKNKYKSFENTFTIPFPKQNIIIEVQSRERDGSFSNLLTEAINPNQFDIVKETPSFYPSTKIYGHKPPQNAVDIAILAEGYTTEEMSKFKKDAQRFIDYMMSVEPFKSNRNHFNVYTIESPSQESGTDISGENIYKNTILNSHFYTFGEPRYLTTLSSFKISDIAANVPYDQIFVIVNTPRYGGGGFYNVINLVSADNYLSEKVFVHEFGHGFAGLGDEYYNNSGGTTDLYNLKIEPWEPNLTTLVDFGKKWKHKVNKNTPIPTPRTELYKNSIGVFEGGGYTPKGIYSPVQDCRMKSNTPENFCPVCTDALLETILFYTK; this is translated from the coding sequence ATGAAAATAAAATACCATCTACTCATTATAACAATGCTTATCTTATCACAGATGAGTATGGCACAAGCTCTTAATTTTGATGATTATTTCACTAGTGGAAGTCTCCGCATAGATTTGTTACTCGCAGGTAACCATACCTACAAAACAGCTACCATACATCAACTAAAAAAAGAACCTCACTACGGTGGTGGGACTTCGGCACAGCTTATTTTTCCAGATTTGGGGAACTATAGAATTGTGATAAAAGATGAGCTTTCCAAAAAAATGATTTTTTCTAAAGGCTTCAGCCCCATATTCAGCGAATGGCAAGCCACCGAAGAAGCTAAAAACAAATACAAGTCTTTTGAAAACACTTTCACCATACCTTTCCCTAAACAAAACATTATTATTGAAGTACAGTCTAGAGAAAGAGATGGTTCGTTTTCTAATCTTCTTACAGAAGCCATCAATCCTAATCAATTTGATATTGTTAAAGAAACGCCTTCTTTCTATCCTTCAACTAAAATTTACGGTCATAAACCTCCACAAAATGCAGTAGATATCGCCATTCTAGCAGAAGGCTACACCACCGAAGAAATGTCTAAATTTAAAAAAGACGCTCAACGCTTTATTGATTATATGATGAGCGTAGAGCCTTTTAAATCAAATAGAAATCATTTTAATGTATATACCATAGAGTCGCCCTCCCAAGAGTCTGGAACGGATATTTCTGGAGAAAATATTTATAAAAACACCATTTTAAACTCTCATTTTTATACCTTCGGAGAGCCTCGCTATCTTACTACTTTATCCTCTTTTAAAATTTCAGATATAGCTGCCAATGTACCTTATGACCAAATTTTTGTTATCGTAAATACACCAAGATATGGTGGCGGTGGTTTTTATAATGTGATTAACTTGGTATCAGCGGATAACTACTTATCTGAAAAAGTATTTGTGCACGAATTTGGACACGGCTTTGCTGGTCTCGGAGATGAATATTACAACAACTCTGGTGGAACTACCGATTTATATAATTTAAAAATAGAACCTTGGGAACCTAACCTCACCACTCTAGTAGATTTTGGCAAAAAATGGAAGCATAAGGTTAATAAAAATACACCTATACCAACGCCTAGAACGGAGTTATATAAGAATAGTATTGGAGTATTTGAAGGCGGTGGCTACACTCCAAAAGGTATATATAGCCCTGTACAAGATTGCAGAATGAAGTCTAACACTCCAGAAAATTTCTGCCCTGTATGTACAGATGCTTTGCTGGAAACTATATTATTCTATACGAAGTAA
- a CDS encoding peptidylprolyl isomerase translates to MNIEKEFYNALPEGVYAKMETSKGSMIIQFNDKESPVTVANFVGLAQGTIENKAKKKGEPYYDGIIFHRVIKDFMIQGGDPTGTGMGDPGYKFDDEKNDLKHEGKGYLSMANSGPNTNGSQFFITEVATPWLDGRHTVFGKVIQGLEVIDAIANVEKGAQDKPKQDVVIQKVEVFTKGDSYKNYDAAKIFNEGKSKIQERNKAYIAKKEAEAAKKLEELKAGMTATASGLLYKITKSTEGKAPKAGDMVAVHYAGRLTNGQEFDNSFKRGEPIEFPVGTGRVIKGWDEGIMLLKEGEQATLLIPSNLAYGERGAGGVIPPNAWLLFDVELVKVK, encoded by the coding sequence ATGAATATCGAAAAAGAATTTTACAACGCTCTTCCAGAGGGTGTTTATGCAAAAATGGAAACTTCTAAAGGAAGTATGATTATCCAGTTTAACGACAAAGAATCTCCTGTAACTGTAGCTAACTTTGTTGGATTAGCACAAGGTACAATAGAAAATAAAGCTAAGAAAAAAGGAGAGCCTTATTATGATGGGATTATTTTCCATAGAGTTATCAAGGATTTTATGATTCAAGGAGGAGACCCTACTGGAACGGGAATGGGAGATCCTGGTTATAAATTTGATGACGAGAAGAATGACCTAAAGCATGAGGGTAAAGGTTATCTATCCATGGCTAATTCTGGTCCTAACACCAATGGTTCTCAGTTTTTTATTACAGAAGTGGCTACACCTTGGTTAGATGGTAGGCATACGGTGTTTGGTAAAGTGATACAAGGTTTAGAAGTTATAGATGCTATTGCTAATGTAGAAAAAGGAGCACAAGATAAGCCAAAGCAAGATGTAGTAATACAAAAGGTAGAGGTTTTCACTAAAGGTGATTCTTACAAAAACTATGATGCAGCAAAAATATTTAATGAAGGTAAGTCTAAAATCCAAGAAAGAAATAAAGCTTACATAGCTAAAAAAGAAGCAGAGGCAGCTAAGAAGTTAGAAGAGTTAAAGGCAGGAATGACAGCTACAGCGTCTGGACTTTTATATAAAATTACAAAATCTACTGAAGGTAAAGCTCCTAAAGCAGGTGATATGGTGGCAGTACACTATGCAGGAAGATTAACTAACGGGCAAGAGTTTGATAACTCTTTTAAAAGAGGAGAACCAATAGAGTTTCCTGTGGGGACTGGTAGAGTAATTAAAGGTTGGGACGAAGGTATTATGCTTCTTAAAGAAGGCGAGCAAGCAACATTGCTTATCCCATCTAATTTGGCTTATGGAGAAAGAGGTGCAGGAGGTGTTATTCCACCTAATGCGTGGCTATTATTTGATGTAGAATTGGTTAAAGTTAAATAA
- the ychF gene encoding redox-regulated ATPase YchF encodes MKCGIVGLPNVGKSTLFNCLSNAKAQSANYPFCTIEPNLGTVSVPDQRLFELEKLVNPERVLPAVVEIVDIAGLVKGASRGEGLGNQFLANIRECEAIIHVLRCFDNGNIVHVEGSVDPLRDKEIIDIELQLKDIETLTKAVEKAKKFIKSGKKEDVLKYETLKNILEFVESGRNAREFETDDITQLIIDEIQLLTKKPVLYLCNVDENSIKNGNEWISKVEEIAQKEGAEVLALAAQIEADINELETYEERQMFSEELGLEEPGVNRLIRKAYELLKLQTYFTAGVKEVRAWTIGKGWTAPQAAGVIHTDFEKGFIRAEVIKYEDFINYGSEAKVKEAGKLSVEGKEYVVQDGDIMHFRFNV; translated from the coding sequence ATGAAATGTGGAATTGTAGGTTTGCCTAATGTAGGAAAATCAACCTTGTTTAACTGTCTTAGTAATGCAAAAGCACAGAGTGCTAACTATCCTTTCTGTACCATAGAGCCTAACTTAGGAACGGTATCTGTACCAGACCAGAGATTGTTTGAGTTGGAAAAATTGGTTAATCCAGAGCGAGTTCTTCCTGCAGTGGTGGAGATAGTGGATATAGCGGGACTGGTTAAAGGAGCGAGTAGAGGAGAAGGTTTAGGTAATCAGTTTTTGGCAAATATCCGTGAGTGTGAGGCTATTATCCATGTATTGAGATGTTTTGATAATGGGAATATCGTGCACGTAGAAGGTTCGGTGGACCCATTAAGAGATAAAGAAATTATAGATATAGAGCTACAACTAAAAGACATAGAAACTCTAACTAAAGCGGTAGAAAAAGCTAAAAAGTTTATAAAATCAGGGAAGAAAGAGGATGTTTTAAAATACGAAACATTAAAAAATATCTTAGAGTTTGTAGAAAGCGGAAGAAATGCTCGTGAGTTTGAAACTGACGATATTACCCAGCTTATTATAGACGAAATACAATTATTAACTAAAAAGCCTGTGCTTTATCTTTGTAATGTAGATGAAAACTCTATTAAAAATGGTAATGAATGGATAAGTAAAGTGGAGGAAATAGCTCAAAAAGAAGGAGCGGAAGTGTTGGCTTTGGCAGCACAGATAGAGGCAGATATTAATGAGCTAGAAACCTACGAAGAACGCCAAATGTTCTCAGAAGAGTTAGGGCTAGAAGAGCCAGGAGTTAACCGTCTTATCCGTAAAGCGTATGAACTTTTAAAGTTGCAAACTTATTTCACAGCAGGCGTAAAAGAGGTAAGAGCATGGACGATAGGTAAAGGTTGGACGGCGCCTCAAGCGGCAGGAGTTATCCATACTGATTTTGAGAAAGGGTTTATCCGTGCGGAAGTAATTAAGTACGAAGATTTCATCAATTACGGTTCGGAAGCTAAGGTAAAAGAAGCAGGTAAACTTTCTGTGGAAGGTAAAGAATATGTGGTACAAGACGGTGATATTATGCATTTTAGATTTAATGTTTAA
- a CDS encoding 3-oxoacyl-ACP synthase III family protein has protein sequence MPNTVIIGSGSCVPSNIIKGSDFLDSIFFDDNKELIDKPVQEVIDKFVEITEIEERRYSNLEEYNSDLGLKASLEALEDAGIDKEELDYIIYASNFGEVSNSGVSDFMPSMSARLKNKLGIKNLSCINYDMIFGCPGWVEAMILADSLIKAGRAKYILVVGGDTLSKVTDPYDRNKMIFADGAGAVVVKADESKDKGIIADSTLCFNGEELSYLENSSSLNPNVPQDKNYIRMRGRKIYEFALKYVPDAIKSTIDKAGLSIQDIDKILIHQANAKMDHAIISRLHRLYGMKTYDEAIAPMTIQKFGNSSVATVPTMYNLIKKGKLGNHQFKQGGYIVFASVGAGMNINAILYKMD, from the coding sequence ATGCCAAATACAGTCATTATAGGTTCAGGAAGTTGTGTACCAAGCAATATAATTAAAGGGTCAGATTTTTTAGATTCTATTTTTTTTGATGATAATAAAGAGCTGATTGATAAACCTGTACAGGAAGTTATAGACAAATTTGTAGAAATTACAGAAATAGAAGAACGGCGTTATAGTAATCTAGAAGAGTATAACTCTGACTTAGGACTAAAGGCTTCTCTAGAGGCTTTGGAGGACGCTGGTATAGATAAAGAAGAACTAGATTATATTATTTACGCAAGTAATTTTGGTGAGGTAAGTAATAGTGGTGTTTCTGATTTTATGCCTAGTATGTCTGCAAGACTAAAGAATAAATTAGGGATTAAAAATCTTAGTTGTATCAATTATGATATGATATTTGGTTGCCCAGGCTGGGTAGAAGCTATGATTTTGGCGGATAGCCTTATTAAGGCAGGGAGAGCTAAATATATTTTGGTTGTAGGCGGGGATACTCTAAGTAAAGTAACCGACCCTTACGATAGAAATAAAATGATTTTTGCTGATGGTGCTGGTGCTGTAGTGGTAAAGGCTGACGAAAGTAAAGATAAAGGCATTATTGCGGATAGTACTTTGTGTTTTAATGGGGAGGAACTAAGTTATTTAGAAAACTCGTCTTCGTTGAATCCAAATGTACCACAAGACAAAAATTATATCAGAATGCGTGGGAGAAAAATTTATGAATTTGCTCTCAAATATGTCCCAGATGCCATAAAATCTACAATAGATAAAGCAGGATTAAGCATTCAGGACATTGATAAAATTTTAATTCATCAAGCTAATGCTAAGATGGATCATGCTATTATTTCTCGTTTGCATCGCCTTTACGGAATGAAAACCTATGATGAGGCAATAGCACCAATGACGATTCAGAAATTTGGTAATTCTTCCGTGGCTACTGTACCTACAATGTATAATCTTATCAAGAAAGGGAAGCTAGGTAATCATCAATTTAAACAAGGAGGATACATTGTGTTCGCTTCTGTAGGAGCAGGAATGAATATCAATGCAATTCTTTATAAAATGGACTAA
- a CDS encoding phage holin family protein — protein sequence MKLIIKLLIVAVSAFVLQYVLSGVHIASFGTAVIFAIILGLLDITVKPILKILGFPLTIITLGLFSLVINACIMLLAEYLVNGVVIDSFWWALGFSIALSVVTSVLNDLFLSKK from the coding sequence ATGAAACTGATTATCAAACTTCTTATTGTAGCGGTAAGTGCCTTTGTACTTCAGTATGTACTATCTGGAGTGCATATTGCTTCATTTGGCACTGCGGTGATATTTGCAATTATTTTAGGTCTATTAGACATCACAGTAAAACCTATCTTGAAAATTTTAGGTTTTCCATTAACTATTATTACTTTGGGTTTATTTTCGTTAGTCATTAACGCCTGTATTATGCTTTTAGCAGAATATCTAGTCAATGGGGTTGTTATTGATAGTTTTTGGTGGGCATTAGGTTTTAGTATTGCTTTGTCTGTCGTTACTTCTGTGCTTAATGACTTGTTTTTGAGTAAGAAATAA
- a CDS encoding enoyl-ACP reductase FabI: protein MSYGLLKGKKGIIFGALNEQSIAWKVAERCHEEGAEFILSNAPIAMRMGELNALAEKTGAEVIGADATSMEDLEKLFDAAIEKFGKLDFILHSIGMSVNVRKGKPYTDLNYSFLEKGWDVSAVSFHKVMKTAWDKDCMNEWGSILALSYIAAQRTFPDYNDMADNKSYLESIARSFGYYWGERKVRVNTISQSPTPTTAGSGVKGFGGFLGYAEDMSPLGNATALDCANYCVAMFSDLTRKVTMQNLFNDGGFSNTGVSQKIVDRYDESKED from the coding sequence ATGTCATACGGATTATTAAAAGGAAAAAAGGGAATTATATTTGGAGCTCTTAACGAGCAATCTATCGCTTGGAAAGTAGCAGAAAGATGTCATGAAGAAGGTGCTGAATTTATCTTATCTAATGCACCTATCGCTATGAGAATGGGAGAATTAAACGCTTTGGCAGAAAAAACAGGAGCCGAAGTAATAGGGGCAGACGCTACTTCTATGGAAGATTTAGAAAAACTTTTTGATGCTGCGATAGAAAAATTTGGAAAGCTAGATTTTATTTTACACTCTATAGGAATGTCGGTTAATGTAAGAAAAGGAAAACCTTATACTGACCTTAATTATAGCTTTTTAGAAAAAGGTTGGGATGTGTCGGCGGTTTCTTTCCATAAAGTTATGAAAACCGCTTGGGATAAAGATTGTATGAACGAGTGGGGCTCTATTTTAGCACTTTCTTACATTGCAGCTCAGAGAACTTTCCCAGACTATAACGATATGGCAGATAACAAATCTTATTTGGAGAGTATTGCGAGAAGCTTTGGGTACTATTGGGGTGAAAGAAAAGTAAGAGTAAACACCATATCACAATCTCCAACACCTACAACAGCAGGAAGTGGGGTAAAAGGCTTTGGCGGTTTCTTGGGTTATGCAGAAGATATGTCTCCACTAGGTAACGCAACAGCTTTAGATTGTGCTAACTACTGCGTAGCTATGTTTTCTGATTTAACAAGAAAGGTAACGATGCAAAATCTTTTCAACGATGGAGGATTTAGCAATACTGGGGTTTCTCAGAAGATAGTGGATAGGTATGACGAAAGTAAAGAAGATTAA